In Fervidobacterium thailandense, a genomic segment contains:
- a CDS encoding glycoside hydrolase family 5 protein, which translates to MWRVGVFAIGVITLALLSGVGCEREKVENKAFDFNKAIGKGVNIGNALEAPFEGAWGVIIEDEYFKIIKERGFSSVRIPIRWSAHVSKNPPHTIDENFFKRVQHVVNKALENGLVVIINTHHFEELYEDPDRYGDVLVSIWEQVSKRFKDYPERLYFEIYNEPARNLTPSKWNELYPRVLKVIRKYNPTRPVIVDAPNWAHYSAVEYLKLINDPFIIVSFHYYEPFNFTHQGAEWVSPSPPLGTKWMGTDAEVAEMRKHFQFVHEWAKRNNVPIFLGEFGAYGKADMESRVRWTATVRQLAEEFGFSMAYWEFCAGFGLYDRIEGKWIEPLTTAAVGK; encoded by the coding sequence ATGTGGCGTGTCGGAGTGTTCGCTATAGGTGTAATAACCTTGGCTTTGTTATCAGGAGTAGGCTGCGAGAGAGAGAAAGTTGAGAACAAGGCCTTTGACTTTAACAAAGCTATCGGTAAAGGTGTAAACATTGGAAACGCCCTCGAAGCCCCGTTTGAGGGCGCCTGGGGAGTAATCATAGAAGATGAATACTTCAAGATCATCAAAGAACGTGGTTTTTCGAGTGTTAGAATCCCAATTCGATGGTCCGCGCATGTTTCCAAAAATCCGCCGCACACAATCGACGAGAATTTTTTTAAGAGAGTACAGCACGTTGTTAATAAAGCCCTCGAGAACGGACTCGTTGTCATCATCAACACGCACCACTTCGAAGAACTGTACGAGGACCCAGACAGGTACGGTGATGTACTCGTGAGTATCTGGGAACAGGTTTCAAAGAGGTTTAAAGATTATCCTGAAAGACTTTACTTTGAGATATACAATGAACCCGCAAGAAACTTAACACCTTCGAAATGGAACGAGCTTTATCCCAGGGTTTTGAAGGTCATCAGGAAGTATAACCCAACGCGACCCGTGATAGTAGACGCACCGAATTGGGCACACTATTCGGCCGTTGAGTATTTGAAACTTATCAACGATCCGTTCATAATCGTCTCGTTCCACTATTATGAGCCGTTCAACTTCACGCACCAAGGTGCCGAATGGGTATCCCCATCTCCACCGTTAGGCACAAAGTGGATGGGAACGGATGCGGAAGTTGCGGAGATGAGGAAACACTTCCAGTTCGTCCACGAATGGGCTAAGAGAAACAATGTGCCCATCTTTCTTGGAGAGTTCGGAGCTTACGGGAAAGCCGACATGGAATCGCGTGTCAGGTGGACCGCAACGGTAAGACAACTGGCCGAAGAATTCGGATTCAGTATGGCTTACTGGGAATTCTGTGCTGGATTCGGTCTGTACGATCGGATCGAAGGCAAGTGGATAGAACCATTGACTACGGCCGCTGTGGGCAAGTGA
- a CDS encoding ABC transporter permease, with amino-acid sequence MTKKEKLEKFKKAQAQTVVTNSTEETESIDFEEVYLTRGQLMWRAFKKNKLAMFGMWVLIVMYIAMIFADFLAPYNPFQQNLNQFFKKPTKIYTKYETVDLKTRMAPFVLPEVSYIDPLRYTRTTQSALFPSKIKVRFNDGRELTIVSSTVVEERDGKIIPKYLPKGRKLDGEIVVSPSIKLVVQTLGFAKIDGEWKQYKDDTEDKDYLIFGLEDELLKEGFNVKITNSRTARSVVAQNEGWKMGFFATSEQEALERLTEVKLEERLLAIKYYDKDYNEHQIDLTNAKLVSYDYKFYPIKWFVKSWGPNKTDPGRVGYLFWIIPLHYHLFGVDNYDNSELVSINIFGTDRYGRDVWSRIIFASRISLSIGFIGLTITLLLSLLFGGLAGYYGGMVDEVIMRLCEIIMAIPQFYLLLLLRALLPIDLPSSQTYMLLVFILAFLGWPGRARIVRGQILAERQREYVEAAIALGYPDRRVMWRHIMPNLATYLIVSSTLSIPGYILGEAGLSFLGLGIREPSASWGNMLAAAQDVDILQNSPWLLIPGAFIFIVVLAFNFVGDGLRDAMDPRTLG; translated from the coding sequence ATGACAAAGAAAGAAAAGCTTGAGAAATTCAAGAAGGCGCAAGCGCAGACGGTAGTTACCAACAGTACGGAGGAGACGGAAAGTATTGATTTTGAAGAAGTCTATCTAACCCGCGGACAGTTAATGTGGCGGGCATTCAAGAAGAACAAGCTCGCAATGTTTGGAATGTGGGTACTGATCGTGATGTACATCGCGATGATTTTTGCTGATTTCTTAGCACCTTACAACCCCTTTCAGCAGAACTTGAATCAGTTCTTTAAAAAGCCGACGAAGATTTACACCAAGTACGAAACGGTTGATTTAAAAACGAGAATGGCACCGTTTGTGCTTCCCGAGGTAAGTTACATAGATCCGCTGAGATATACGAGGACCACTCAATCCGCACTATTTCCAAGCAAAATAAAAGTGAGATTTAACGATGGACGTGAACTAACGATCGTGAGTAGTACGGTTGTGGAGGAGAGAGATGGAAAGATAATTCCGAAGTATTTACCGAAAGGCAGAAAGCTTGATGGTGAAATTGTTGTATCACCTTCAATAAAACTCGTGGTTCAGACTCTCGGGTTTGCGAAAATCGATGGCGAATGGAAACAGTACAAAGACGACACGGAGGACAAGGACTACCTTATTTTCGGGCTCGAGGACGAATTACTCAAGGAGGGTTTCAACGTTAAAATTACGAACTCCCGAACGGCAAGATCCGTTGTTGCGCAGAATGAAGGTTGGAAGATGGGATTCTTTGCTACGAGCGAACAGGAAGCCCTCGAAAGACTCACCGAAGTGAAACTCGAGGAACGACTTTTAGCTATCAAGTATTACGACAAAGATTACAACGAGCATCAAATTGATTTAACGAATGCAAAACTGGTTTCATACGACTACAAATTCTACCCGATAAAGTGGTTCGTGAAATCTTGGGGACCGAACAAGACGGATCCTGGTCGGGTTGGATATTTATTCTGGATAATCCCATTGCACTATCACCTCTTCGGAGTTGACAACTACGACAACAGTGAGCTTGTGAGTATAAACATCTTTGGAACGGATAGATATGGAAGGGATGTCTGGAGCCGTATCATATTCGCTTCGCGCATTTCGCTCAGTATAGGATTCATAGGTCTGACGATAACACTGTTGTTATCGCTCCTTTTTGGAGGTTTAGCCGGTTACTACGGTGGTATGGTCGATGAGGTTATAATGAGGCTCTGTGAGATTATCATGGCAATTCCACAGTTTTATCTCTTGCTACTCCTCAGAGCGTTATTACCGATCGACTTACCGAGCTCTCAGACCTATATGCTTCTGGTCTTCATCCTCGCGTTCCTTGGTTGGCCTGGTAGGGCGAGGATTGTCCGAGGACAGATCTTGGCTGAAAGACAACGCGAGTACGTTGAAGCGGCTATCGCTCTTGGATACCCTGACCGGAGAGTTATGTGGCGACATATTATGCCCAACCTTGCCACTTACTTAATTGTTAGTTCGACGCTTTCTATTCCAGGTTACATACTCGGTGAAGCGGGGCTTTCGTTCCTCGGATTGGGTATCCGTGAACCGTCCGCTTCGTGGGGTAACATGCTTGCAGCAGCGCAAGATGTTGATATACTCCAAAACTCCCCGTGGTTGCTAATTCCCGGTGCCTTTATCTTCATCGTTGTGCTGGCATTCAACTTCGTCGGTGATGGTTTGAGAGACGCAATGGATCCACGAACACTTGGATAA